In Palleronia sp. LCG004, a single window of DNA contains:
- a CDS encoding SDR family oxidoreductase translates to MDLGLRNKVIVVTGGASGIGEGITELLAEEGAHPVVIARRDPDPDWLDRMGATFQKAELSDDDACASAVKAVRERHGAIHGLVNNAGANDGVGLDAGPDAFRRSLDQNLVHYYTMVHHLADDLRASRGAIVNISSKTALTGQGGTSAYVAAKAAQLGLTREWATEFLDDGVRVNAIVVAEVMTPLYRRWIDTLDDPDAALEEITRRIPLGKRMTTAREIANTCAFLLSERSSHMTGQWLFPDGGYTHLDRAIGI, encoded by the coding sequence ATGGATCTGGGTCTCCGCAACAAGGTCATCGTTGTCACCGGCGGTGCTTCGGGTATCGGCGAAGGCATCACCGAACTCTTGGCTGAGGAGGGTGCGCATCCCGTCGTCATCGCCCGACGCGATCCAGACCCCGACTGGCTCGACCGGATGGGAGCTACGTTCCAGAAAGCCGAGCTTTCCGACGATGACGCCTGCGCTTCGGCGGTAAAGGCGGTTCGTGAAAGGCACGGGGCAATTCACGGGCTCGTCAACAATGCGGGCGCGAATGACGGCGTGGGTCTGGATGCCGGGCCGGACGCGTTCCGGCGTAGCCTCGACCAGAACCTCGTGCATTACTACACGATGGTGCATCATCTGGCCGACGATCTGAGGGCCAGCCGCGGGGCCATAGTCAACATCAGTTCCAAGACTGCGCTGACGGGGCAGGGCGGTACATCGGCCTATGTTGCCGCCAAGGCGGCACAGCTTGGCCTGACGCGCGAATGGGCGACCGAGTTCCTCGACGACGGCGTTCGCGTCAACGCGATCGTGGTGGCCGAGGTGATGACGCCTCTCTATCGCCGGTGGATCGACACCCTCGACGATCCCGATGCGGCGCTCGAGGAGATCACACGACGCATCCCTCTCGGAAAGCGCATGACAACCGCGCGCGAGATCGCCAACACCTGCGCATTTTTGCTGTCCGAACGGTCGAGCCATATGACGGGACAATGGCTGTTTCCGGATGGAGGCTACACACATCTGGACCGGGCCATCGGGATTTAG
- a CDS encoding metal ABC transporter permease produces the protein MLDDFMTRAALAAIGTGLAAAPLGCFVVWRRMAYFGDAVAHAAILGVALSLATTLPVFLGALVVALVMAAIVTTLSGRGFAMDTLLGVMAHSALAIGLVAVSFLTNVRIDLMAYLFGDILAVSRTDILVIWGGAAAILALVGWRWSALLTATLNPDLARAGGIDPRREQLFLTLALALVVAVAIKVVGVLLITAMLIIPAAAARPFARTPEAMAAIAAAIAMAAGWIGLRVSYTADTPTGPTIVCVIAAAFCVSSLVSTIGRASAR, from the coding sequence ATGCTCGACGATTTCATGACGCGTGCGGCGCTCGCCGCGATCGGGACCGGCCTCGCCGCGGCCCCTCTCGGGTGCTTCGTCGTCTGGCGGCGCATGGCCTATTTCGGAGATGCCGTCGCCCATGCGGCAATCCTGGGCGTGGCCCTGTCGCTCGCCACGACGCTGCCCGTCTTTCTCGGCGCGCTTGTCGTGGCGCTGGTCATGGCCGCGATCGTGACCACACTTTCGGGGCGAGGGTTTGCGATGGACACCCTCTTGGGGGTGATGGCCCATTCCGCACTCGCCATCGGGCTTGTCGCAGTGTCGTTCCTGACGAATGTGCGCATCGACCTTATGGCATACCTCTTCGGCGATATCCTTGCCGTCTCGCGTACCGACATTCTCGTGATCTGGGGCGGAGCCGCGGCAATCCTGGCACTCGTCGGATGGCGGTGGTCCGCACTTCTGACCGCGACACTCAATCCCGATCTCGCACGTGCCGGCGGCATTGACCCGCGACGCGAGCAGCTGTTCCTGACGCTCGCGCTCGCACTCGTCGTCGCGGTCGCGATCAAGGTGGTGGGCGTATTGCTGATCACCGCGATGCTCATCATTCCGGCCGCGGCCGCGCGTCCCTTCGCGCGCACACCCGAGGCGATGGCGGCTATTGCCGCTGCCATCGCCATGGCAGCGGGATGGATCGGACTGCGCGTCTCATACACAGCCGATACGCCCACGGGGCCGACGATCGTCTGCGTCATCGCCGCCGCCTTCTGCGTGTCGAGCCTTGTTTCGACCATTGGGCGGGCTTCCGCGCGCTAA
- a CDS encoding metal ABC transporter ATP-binding protein has translation MNALIETRGLTVRYGRETVLDAVDFHVARGEIVTIVGPNGSGKSTLLRALLGGVMPSDGRIVRADGLRIGYVPQRLSLDPTLPMTVARFMGLPRRAGRAAILDALDLAGMADIADRQMADLSGGQFQRVLLARAILGDPDLLILDEATAGLDQPGAASFYRRIEEVRARTGCAVLMVSHDLHVVMSASDRVVCLNGHVCCEGTPRVVAEAPVYRALFGAGTQGAFALYRHDHDHAHDHAHRHAHDETADTAAE, from the coding sequence ATGAACGCGCTTATAGAGACGCGCGGCCTCACCGTCCGATACGGACGGGAGACCGTGCTCGACGCGGTCGACTTCCACGTCGCACGTGGCGAGATCGTGACCATCGTGGGGCCCAACGGTTCGGGCAAGTCGACACTCCTGCGAGCGCTTCTGGGTGGCGTCATGCCCTCGGACGGTCGGATCGTCCGCGCGGATGGATTGCGGATCGGCTATGTGCCACAACGTCTTTCCCTCGATCCCACGCTTCCGATGACGGTCGCGCGCTTCATGGGATTGCCACGGCGCGCAGGTCGCGCAGCGATTCTCGACGCGCTCGATCTCGCGGGCATGGCCGATATCGCTGATCGGCAGATGGCAGACCTTTCAGGCGGGCAGTTCCAACGTGTCCTGCTCGCCCGGGCTATTCTGGGGGATCCGGACCTTTTGATCCTGGACGAGGCGACCGCAGGGCTCGACCAACCGGGGGCCGCATCCTTCTATCGGCGGATCGAGGAAGTCCGCGCCCGAACCGGTTGCGCTGTCCTGATGGTGAGCCACGATCTCCATGTCGTGATGAGCGCCTCGGACCGCGTCGTCTGCCTAAACGGACATGTCTGCTGCGAGGGGACGCCCCGCGTCGTGGCCGAGGCACCGGTCTATCGCGCCCTCTTCGGTGCGGGAACGCAAGGTGCCTTTGCGCTCTATCGCCATGACCACGATCACGCGCACGATCATGCCCATCGTCACGCACATGACGAAACGGCGGATACGGCGGCTGAGTGA
- a CDS encoding transcriptional repressor translates to MASPAFESHDHQSCIADCVASAERHCAENRLQFTKVRRRVLEILLGEHKAMGAYEILDRIRAEGLGSQPPVAYRALDFLVAHGFAHRVERLNAFIACTHSDDRHAPAFLICRSCDHIVEAETDPMAGELGRAAEAAGFVIERTMREAVGLCPRCAGAEA, encoded by the coding sequence ATGGCAAGCCCCGCCTTTGAATCGCACGACCATCAGAGCTGTATTGCCGATTGCGTTGCCTCGGCCGAGCGTCACTGCGCCGAGAACCGCCTTCAGTTCACCAAGGTGCGTCGTCGCGTGCTCGAGATACTGCTCGGAGAGCACAAGGCCATGGGTGCGTATGAGATCCTCGATCGGATCCGGGCCGAGGGGCTTGGATCGCAACCGCCCGTCGCCTACCGCGCACTCGACTTCCTTGTCGCGCATGGGTTCGCGCATCGTGTCGAGCGGTTGAACGCGTTCATAGCCTGCACACATAGCGATGATCGTCACGCACCAGCCTTCCTCATCTGTCGGTCCTGCGACCACATCGTCGAGGCGGAGACGGATCCGATGGCCGGAGAGCTCGGCCGGGCGGCCGAAGCAGCGGGATTCGTCATTGAGCGCACCATGCGCGAGGCCGTGGGTCTCTGCCCGCGATGCGCCGGGGCCGAAGCATGA
- a CDS encoding zinc ABC transporter substrate-binding protein, whose amino-acid sequence MSIRQAALPGIAILLTSSVGFADVPNVAADIPPIHSLVATVMGDLGEPDLIVSRGSSPHDYAMRPSEAEALQDADAIFWVGEPLEPWLAGAIRNLAAGTDSISLLDVQGTTTHEFRQNAVFASDEDHAHGHDHNDEVNGHSHGADHDHSHENHGHEGHDHGGHGHSHDGLDPHAWLDPSNGKIWLDTIAATLSDLDPENAETYSANSEVGKSAIDVAVDAARETLAPVGDLRFVVFHDAYQYYETFFDLRTVGAIELSDASGASAARLQQIRDAIKERDVSCVFAEPQFNPGLVETVISETETRQGVIDPLGSDISLGSDFYPGLIRGIAEDIAECGA is encoded by the coding sequence ATGTCCATCCGCCAGGCAGCCCTTCCCGGCATCGCAATCCTCCTGACTTCGAGTGTCGGTTTCGCGGACGTCCCGAACGTCGCTGCGGACATTCCGCCGATCCATTCGCTCGTGGCGACGGTGATGGGTGATCTGGGTGAACCCGATCTCATCGTGAGCCGTGGATCCTCGCCCCACGATTATGCTATGCGTCCTTCCGAAGCGGAGGCACTGCAGGATGCGGATGCGATCTTCTGGGTTGGCGAACCGCTCGAACCATGGCTCGCCGGAGCGATCCGGAACCTTGCGGCGGGAACCGATAGCATCTCGTTGCTCGATGTGCAGGGCACGACCACGCACGAGTTCCGGCAGAACGCCGTTTTCGCATCCGATGAAGATCACGCGCATGGCCATGATCACAATGATGAAGTGAACGGCCATTCACACGGCGCGGATCACGATCATTCCCACGAGAACCACGGTCATGAGGGCCACGACCACGGCGGACATGGTCACTCGCATGACGGACTGGATCCCCATGCCTGGCTCGACCCTTCGAACGGCAAGATCTGGCTTGATACAATCGCGGCGACGCTTTCCGATCTCGATCCGGAAAACGCGGAAACCTATTCCGCAAATTCAGAGGTTGGGAAATCCGCAATCGATGTCGCAGTCGATGCGGCCCGCGAGACACTCGCTCCGGTCGGGGATCTCCGCTTCGTCGTGTTCCATGATGCCTACCAGTACTACGAGACGTTCTTCGACCTGAGGACGGTCGGTGCGATCGAACTGAGCGACGCCTCCGGCGCATCCGCCGCGCGCCTCCAGCAGATCCGCGATGCGATCAAGGAACGGGACGTGTCCTGCGTTTTCGCGGAACCTCAGTTCAACCCTGGCCTCGTCGAGACGGTGATATCGGAAACAGAAACCAGACAGGGCGTAATCGACCCACTGGGCAGCGATATCTCACTCGGGTCGGATTTCTACCCAGGTCTCATCCGCGGCATCGCCGAAGACATCGCGGAATGTGGCGCGTGA
- a CDS encoding DUF1007 family protein, giving the protein MATSAGAHPHIFIDTDFDLVFDDRGRLEAVRIEWTYDDFYSLLLVEEQDLDADGDGIPEQGLLDDFAGKDVDWEAGFPGDFTVTRNGQLIDLGPPKAHEAHWRDNRVVTTHLRPVVEPLAVGDSSIVARAYDPTYFVAYDVPDAPGIEGREDCGLARKAADHGAAMRAVGEDLAALDQSADPFEVVELDDIGILFSDAFVLSCDAPR; this is encoded by the coding sequence TTGGCGACGTCCGCCGGGGCACATCCGCACATTTTCATCGACACCGATTTCGACCTCGTCTTCGACGACCGGGGAAGGCTCGAAGCGGTGAGGATCGAATGGACCTACGATGATTTCTACTCGCTTCTCTTGGTCGAGGAACAGGATCTCGACGCGGATGGCGACGGCATCCCCGAACAGGGGCTGCTCGATGACTTTGCCGGCAAGGATGTCGATTGGGAGGCCGGGTTTCCGGGCGATTTCACCGTGACACGCAACGGCCAATTGATAGATCTCGGGCCGCCAAAGGCGCATGAGGCACATTGGCGCGACAATCGCGTCGTTACCACGCATCTGCGCCCAGTCGTCGAGCCCCTCGCTGTCGGAGACAGCAGCATTGTGGCACGCGCCTACGATCCGACTTATTTCGTGGCCTACGACGTTCCAGATGCCCCGGGGATCGAGGGACGAGAGGATTGTGGACTGGCGCGGAAGGCCGCGGACCATGGCGCGGCGATGCGCGCGGTGGGCGAGGATCTCGCAGCACTCGACCAGAGTGCGGACCCGTTCGAAGTTGTCGAACTGGACGATATCGGCATACTTTTCTCGGATGCATTCGTGCTGTCATGCGACGCGCCGCGCTGA
- a CDS encoding ion channel produces the protein MKDIIHELYRGDGDRAHIFRTLLFLFDISTIGYFIYTATAEATTRLLLLDLAIAIVVLTDLSLRLWIAERRVRYLLSVPTLADIIVVVSLLAPVLTGANLGFFKVLRVLRLMRVSEFAEKLNRRTPWVDINPRVVTAATNLLAFIFVVTSLVWVWEHGRNENMQTYIDALYFTITTLTTTGYGDITLTDPLGRVMTIGIMIFGVGFFLKLLQALYRPNKVEQCCGTCGLSLHERDASHCKHCGSTIYIETEGAD, from the coding sequence TTGAAGGACATCATTCACGAGCTCTATCGCGGAGACGGCGATCGCGCCCATATCTTCCGGACGTTGCTTTTTCTCTTCGATATCTCGACGATCGGCTATTTCATCTACACCGCGACGGCGGAAGCGACCACTCGGTTGCTGCTGCTCGACCTTGCGATTGCAATCGTCGTGCTGACCGATCTATCGCTGCGCCTCTGGATCGCCGAACGCCGGGTGCGGTACCTGCTGAGTGTCCCGACCCTTGCAGATATCATAGTCGTCGTGTCGCTTCTCGCTCCCGTCCTGACGGGAGCGAATCTCGGTTTCTTCAAGGTATTGCGCGTGCTGCGCCTGATGCGTGTTTCGGAATTCGCCGAGAAGCTCAACCGTCGAACGCCTTGGGTAGACATCAATCCCCGTGTCGTCACGGCGGCTACGAACCTTCTGGCATTCATCTTCGTGGTGACCTCACTCGTCTGGGTGTGGGAACACGGGCGCAACGAGAATATGCAAACCTATATCGACGCGCTCTACTTCACGATCACCACGCTGACGACGACGGGATACGGTGACATCACACTGACCGATCCACTTGGGCGGGTCATGACGATCGGCATCATGATCTTCGGCGTCGGGTTCTTCCTCAAGCTGCTTCAGGCGCTCTACCGGCCCAACAAGGTCGAGCAATGTTGTGGTACGTGCGGGCTAAGTCTCCACGAACGGGACGCGAGCCACTGCAAGCATTGCGGATCGACGATCTACATCGAAACCGAAGGCGCGGATTGA
- a CDS encoding IS5 family transposase, giving the protein MSKPSPARYRTTNWSSYNAALRKRGSMLIWIDREMAWLAPHKGRLGRPPVFSDAAIQFCLSVKVLFKLPLRQTAGMVASLLRLAGLNWSVPDFSTLCRRQKTLAVQIPYRCSDGPLNLLVDSTGIKFLGDGEWQARKHGAQGRRQWRKVHLAMDTATSDIRAVEFTPSRDGDSPILPELLGQIPEDEQIGTVTADGAYDTRRCHAAIADRQATPIIPIRRNGRAWKEDGPAAKARNETLRATKHYGRAFWKYWTGYHARSRVEAKMRCLKAFGERIAARDPDRQTAEIHIRVALMNRFNALGTAEIVRVA; this is encoded by the coding sequence ATGAGCAAGCCTTCCCCCGCCCGCTACCGCACGACGAACTGGTCCAGCTACAACGCTGCCTTGCGCAAGCGCGGCTCAATGCTGATCTGGATAGACCGGGAGATGGCTTGGCTGGCGCCGCATAAAGGTCGGCTCGGACGTCCACCCGTCTTCTCAGATGCCGCTATCCAGTTTTGTCTGTCGGTCAAAGTTCTCTTCAAGCTGCCCTTGCGACAGACCGCCGGTATGGTGGCCAGCCTGCTCCGGTTGGCGGGGCTGAACTGGTCCGTCCCCGACTTCAGCACCCTGTGCCGCAGGCAAAAGACCTTGGCGGTCCAGATCCCGTATCGCTGCTCCGATGGCCCGCTCAACTTGCTCGTGGATAGCACGGGCATCAAGTTCCTCGGCGACGGTGAGTGGCAGGCGCGCAAGCATGGCGCCCAAGGCCGTCGTCAGTGGCGCAAGGTGCATCTCGCCATGGATACGGCCACTTCCGACATCCGGGCCGTCGAGTTCACTCCAAGCCGCGATGGCGACAGCCCGATCCTACCCGAGCTACTCGGCCAGATCCCCGAGGACGAGCAGATCGGCACGGTGACCGCCGACGGTGCCTACGACACACGTCGCTGCCATGCTGCTATCGCCGACCGGCAAGCCACACCGATCATCCCGATCCGGAGAAACGGGCGCGCCTGGAAGGAAGACGGCCCGGCAGCGAAGGCGCGGAACGAGACGCTGCGCGCCACGAAGCATTACGGCAGAGCATTCTGGAAGTACTGGACCGGATACCACGCACGCAGCCGCGTGGAGGCGAAAATGCGATGCCTCAAAGCATTCGGCGAACGCATAGCCGCAAGAGACCCTGACCGCCAAACCGCCGAGATCCACATTCGCGTCGCACTCATGAACCGCTTCAATGCCCTCGGCACTGCCGAGATCGTTCGCGTCGCATAA
- a CDS encoding LysR family transcriptional regulator, producing MRFTLRQIEYFIATAECGSITLASERINISQPSISTAISQLEAELGAQLFLRRHAQGLSLTPVGRETLAEAKKLLDQAQGLYLKVSEATGMVQGNLSLGCLVTFAPMVLPQVIHGFRAAFPSARVLPEVTDHEILLSKLERAQLDVALTYDLHVPDGFVFTPLAQLAPYAMVALTNPIAEQSAVTLEELAERDLILLDLPLSRDYFMGLFARAGLTPKVSARLKQQDVIRAMVANNFGYTIANIRPRSSDALDGQRVHKLRIAGDQMPMRLGLLRVARQVPTRMVSTFMDFCASIISNEYIPGMELPVMEPKRISRT from the coding sequence ATGCGTTTCACTTTGCGGCAAATCGAATACTTCATCGCAACCGCGGAATGCGGTTCGATTACGCTTGCCTCCGAGCGGATAAACATCTCGCAACCCTCGATCTCGACGGCCATCTCGCAGCTTGAGGCGGAACTGGGTGCCCAATTATTCCTTCGCCGCCATGCCCAAGGCCTGTCGCTGACCCCGGTGGGACGCGAGACGCTCGCCGAGGCGAAGAAGCTTCTGGATCAGGCGCAGGGACTTTATCTGAAGGTTTCGGAAGCGACCGGAATGGTGCAGGGAAATCTGTCGCTCGGTTGCCTCGTGACGTTTGCGCCAATGGTGCTGCCGCAGGTTATTCATGGTTTTCGCGCCGCTTTTCCGAGTGCCCGGGTACTCCCCGAGGTGACGGACCACGAGATCCTTCTTTCGAAGCTGGAGAGAGCACAGCTGGATGTCGCTCTGACTTACGATCTGCATGTACCAGACGGCTTCGTATTCACGCCGCTCGCACAGCTTGCCCCTTACGCGATGGTTGCCCTGACCAATCCCATCGCCGAGCAGTCGGCCGTGACGCTGGAAGAACTGGCGGAACGCGACCTGATCCTTCTCGATCTGCCATTGTCGCGCGATTATTTCATGGGTCTTTTCGCGCGCGCCGGTTTGACGCCGAAGGTCTCTGCTCGATTGAAACAGCAAGATGTCATTCGCGCGATGGTTGCCAACAATTTCGGATACACGATCGCGAATATCCGGCCGCGCTCCTCGGACGCGCTGGATGGCCAGAGAGTGCACAAGTTGAGGATCGCCGGAGACCAGATGCCAATGCGGCTCGGGTTGCTCCGCGTGGCGCGGCAGGTACCGACGCGGATGGTGAGCACCTTCATGGACTTTTGCGCAAGCATAATTTCCAACGAATATATCCCTGGTATGGAGCTCCCGGTCATGGAGCCAAAGCGGATCAGTCGGACCTAG
- a CDS encoding DUF1028 domain-containing protein, whose amino-acid sequence MTFSLVARCAKTGMFGVAVSSSSPAVAARCSYARAGVGSVASQNVTDPTLGPLTLDLMEGGMSSAQAIAEVRARAEFLEYRQLLAVDARGRTAIHSGPRSLGIWTQAEGPDVVSAGNLLANDSVPQAVVDGFLADDGHLGDRLIAALRAGLAAGGEAGPVHSAGMMLVDKVAWPVADLRCDWTDDCPIEAIATAWEVYKPQLDAYVTRALDPREAPSYGVPGDD is encoded by the coding sequence GTGACATTCTCCCTCGTCGCACGTTGCGCGAAGACCGGTATGTTCGGAGTCGCGGTCTCGTCTTCCTCGCCCGCCGTTGCGGCGCGATGTTCCTATGCAAGGGCAGGCGTGGGATCGGTCGCCTCGCAGAACGTGACCGATCCGACCCTCGGCCCGCTGACCCTGGATCTGATGGAGGGCGGCATGTCGTCAGCTCAGGCTATAGCGGAAGTAAGGGCCCGAGCGGAATTCCTGGAGTACCGGCAGCTTCTGGCCGTCGATGCCCGGGGACGCACCGCGATTCATTCAGGGCCGCGTTCCCTGGGGATCTGGACGCAGGCCGAGGGGCCGGATGTCGTTTCGGCTGGCAACTTGTTGGCAAATGACAGCGTGCCGCAGGCTGTGGTCGATGGTTTCCTCGCCGACGATGGCCATCTCGGTGACAGACTGATTGCGGCCTTGCGCGCCGGCCTTGCGGCGGGAGGCGAGGCCGGACCCGTCCATTCTGCCGGCATGATGCTCGTAGACAAGGTTGCCTGGCCGGTCGCCGACCTTCGTTGCGATTGGACCGACGACTGCCCGATCGAGGCCATTGCCACCGCGTGGGAGGTCTACAAGCCCCAGCTTGATGCCTACGTCACCCGAGCGTTGGATCCGCGAGAAGCACCTTCCTACGGTGTGCCCGGCGACGACTGA
- a CDS encoding RidA family protein: MAHTRIRKFNTRETYPEQNLDNDLCQAVVAEGRMVFLRGQCPQNLEDAKTIESHDPVEQTHKVMQNIRQLMEECGGAMEHVCRVQVFLTDVRNREAVYRTMGEYIKGIHPVSTGLVVTALARPDWLVEIEATAVIPAEHGAT, translated from the coding sequence ATGGCTCATACCCGTATCCGCAAGTTCAACACGAGGGAAACCTACCCCGAACAGAACCTCGACAACGACCTCTGCCAGGCCGTCGTCGCCGAGGGCAGGATGGTCTTCCTTCGAGGCCAGTGCCCGCAGAACCTCGAGGACGCGAAAACAATCGAAAGCCACGATCCGGTCGAACAGACCCACAAGGTCATGCAGAACATCAGGCAGTTGATGGAAGAATGCGGCGGCGCGATGGAACATGTCTGCCGAGTGCAGGTCTTCCTGACCGACGTCCGCAACCGCGAGGCCGTTTACCGGACGATGGGAGAGTACATAAAGGGGATCCATCCGGTATCGACCGGACTGGTGGTGACGGCCCTCGCCCGACCCGACTGGCTGGTCGAGATCGAGGCCACCGCGGTCATCCCCGCCGAACACGGCGCTACCTGA
- a CDS encoding NAD(P)/FAD-dependent oxidoreductase, giving the protein MSIERVDTLVVGAGQAGIAMSEHLGRAGVDHVVLERSRIAEGWRSKRWDSLVANGPAWHDRFPGMEFKAAPGAFVGKDGVAEYLDDYASMLNAPIRTGVEVVSVERLDGRQGFHVETSEGVVEALNVVAATGPFQTAVIPPVVPDGAGLTQIHSSQYRNPSSLSEGAVLVVGAGSSGVQIADELNRSGRRVFLSVGPHDRPPRAYRDRDFVWWLGVLGLWNMETPAPGTEHVTIAVSGARGGETIDFRNLANQGITLLGRTETYVGGKLSFAPDLRRNIEGGDQTYLDLLRAADAYAAENGLDLPEEPEAHELGPLPDHATDPVLSLDLKEAGITTIIWATGFGFDYSWMKVDCFDENGRPIHQRGVGKVPGIFFLGLPWQSRRGSSFIWGVWHDAKHVADQITTSARYIQYDREARSEAQQSKAPATESV; this is encoded by the coding sequence CAATGAGTGAGCACCTTGGCCGCGCAGGCGTCGATCACGTCGTACTCGAACGCTCGCGGATCGCCGAAGGTTGGCGCAGCAAACGCTGGGATTCGCTGGTTGCCAATGGCCCTGCCTGGCATGATCGCTTCCCCGGAATGGAATTCAAGGCCGCCCCCGGGGCTTTCGTGGGCAAGGATGGCGTGGCCGAGTATCTCGACGATTATGCGTCCATGTTGAATGCCCCGATCCGCACGGGGGTCGAAGTCGTATCGGTCGAACGGCTCGACGGGCGGCAGGGATTCCATGTCGAGACGTCGGAAGGGGTCGTTGAAGCGTTGAACGTGGTAGCAGCGACGGGGCCGTTCCAAACCGCGGTCATTCCCCCGGTCGTACCCGACGGCGCCGGACTGACGCAGATTCATTCCAGTCAATACCGCAATCCCTCGAGCCTTTCCGAAGGTGCCGTCCTCGTGGTCGGGGCGGGATCCTCCGGCGTGCAGATCGCCGATGAGCTGAACCGGTCTGGTCGCAGGGTTTTCCTTTCGGTCGGTCCCCATGACCGGCCGCCGCGCGCCTACCGCGACCGAGATTTCGTCTGGTGGCTGGGTGTGCTGGGCCTGTGGAACATGGAAACTCCCGCTCCGGGAACGGAACATGTCACCATTGCCGTCAGCGGGGCTCGTGGCGGTGAAACGATCGATTTCCGCAACCTTGCGAACCAGGGCATCACGCTGCTCGGTCGAACGGAAACCTATGTCGGGGGCAAGCTGAGCTTTGCGCCGGACCTTCGGCGCAACATCGAAGGCGGGGACCAGACCTACCTCGACCTGCTGCGTGCGGCCGACGCTTATGCAGCTGAGAACGGCCTCGACCTGCCTGAGGAGCCCGAGGCCCATGAACTGGGCCCCCTGCCCGACCATGCCACCGACCCGGTTCTCTCGCTCGACCTAAAGGAAGCCGGAATCACGACGATCATCTGGGCGACCGGCTTCGGCTTCGATTATTCGTGGATGAAAGTCGACTGCTTCGACGAGAATGGACGTCCCATTCACCAGCGCGGTGTCGGCAAGGTTCCTGGCATCTTCTTTCTCGGTCTGCCGTGGCAATCGCGGCGAGGCTCCAGTTTCATATGGGGGGTCTGGCACGACGCCAAGCATGTGGCGGATCAGATCACGACCAGCGCCAGATACATCCAGTACGATCGCGAGGCCCGCTCGGAGGCACAGCAATCCAAAGCGCCCGCGACGGAATCCGTCTGA